The nucleotide sequence TGCCTTCCAATAACGCACGTACCTGGTCCAGACCTTCGTTCGTGACCGCCGTAGTGACCAGACAGCGATAACCCAGGCTTTCATATAGCTCCATCAGTTCCTGCTGGAAGTCGAGCATGTCCTCACTCAGCAAATCCTGCTTGTTAAAAACCAGCACCGCCGGAATGCGGAACGACTCGGCCGTGACCAGAAAACGATCAATGAAGCCCAGCGAGGTACGTGGAAAAAACAGCGTAACCACCAGGATCGCCTGATCCACGTTAGCGGCCAACAGGTGTGCATGGGCAGTTTTGTGCACTGATTGCCTGATCAGGTAATTCTCCCGCGGAAGAATATCCAGGATAATGCCCGTATTTTCTGTTTTGTCTTCCACATCAAAAACCACATGGTCGCCCACCGCAATGGGATTGGTGACTTTCAAGTCTTTAATCTTAAATTTGCCTTTCAGACGGCACTGCCACAGGTGCCCGTCCCGGCGATCCCGCACATCGTACCACGAGCCGGTGGAGCGCATCACTAGTCCCTGTTCCAAATTGTCTCGTTGATTAGTTTGTTGTCTTTCTTACGAAGTTAGTATAAGTTTATCATTGATCATTTACAAACTTCGAAACCCGTATACTTCTCCCCGTAATTTTGCTAATTTTTTGAAAAAAGGAAAACATCGCTCTCTTCACGCTATATTTAGCAGGAAACGGTTCCTTTCTTCCACTTTGACCGTTTATTAATAATTTTTAAAAATAAAAAACGAATTCCCTTATCTTTACGCTACCCGAAAATCAGTAAATCCTCGTCCTTACCCACTATGGCCTCTATTCCCGAAGAAGTCAGTTCAGTCATTGACATTCGTAGAAACCGCCTGAGAAGCAATCTGATCCTTGAACTCTATCAATCAGGACAGACTTCCATCAATAAAATGGCCCGCCTGTTCCACGCCAGCATTCCATCGGCAACGGGGATTGTCAATGACCTCATAAAGGAAGAATGGATCACTGAAACGGGTACCGGACCGGCGCGCGCCGGGCGTCCTCCCGTACTATATGGCCTGAATGCCCGGAAATACTTCACCCTTATTCTGGACATAAACCGCCACGATACCCAACTGGTAGCCTTCGACCTGGCCAATGGCCTGATTGCTAAAAAGCAGGTGAACCTCAAACTCGAAGATTCACCGGATTTTCTGGAAAATCTGCTGGCAGAAACGGATGAGTTTCTGGAAGTCTCAAATATAAGGCGTGAAAAACTATGGGGTATAGGTGTATCCATGCCCGGACTCATCAATGCTCCCAAAGGTACCAACCAGACCTACCCGCACCTGACTTCACCCGGAGTATCGTTGGCAGAACACCTGGGCGACTATTTCCAGCTTCCGATCGTACTGATTAACGATACCCATGCCACGAGTTTGGGCGAACATCGGTTTGGGCTGGCCCGTGGAAAGAAACACGTGCTGACCGTCAACATCGACTGGGGGGTAGGATTAGGGATACTGCTTAACGGAGAGGTATTCAACGGAGCTTCGGGTTTTGCGGGCGAACTAGGGCATATTCAGGTGCAGCCGGACGGTCTATTATGCCATTGTGGTAAAATAGGCTGCCTCGATACCATCACGTCGGGCTTGGCTCTCATCCGGCAGGCAAAAGAAGGGATGAAAACGGGGCGTGCAACGATGTTGCCTAAACTGCTGCAGGATGGAGAATCCCTCGACACGCATCATATTATCAAGGCCGCCCACAGCGGCGACGAATTCTGCATCGACCTGCTGAGTAATCTGGGGCTGGAACTGGGAAAAGGCATAGCTACGGCGGTCCATTTATTCAATCCCGAAATCGTAATTGTAACGGGGATTCTGGCTGAAGCCGGCCCCTTTATTTCTAATCCGGTAGAGCAGGCCATTCAAAAGTATTGTCTATCGGATTTCAAGAACTCCCTCTCCATCCGAATATCCGAATTGGGCAGTAAGGCACGCCTGTGGGGGTACAAGCCCATCTGATCGAGTACCTTGTAGGAGAAGAATTTAGCTAACGTCTTGCTCGGCCAGCTGTTGCTCTACGCGCCGGATCACGGCCTCGGTCGCGCCGGTATGCTCCTGCACATACCTACGGCCCACATGGCCCCGGGAGGTACGTAGGAGGGGATCTTTTAGCAAATCTTCCAGTTTTCGCTGAAATTCATTCGTATCGGCCACCGCCCAGGCGCCTCCCTGGGCCACAAGATCGACGGCCTCCTGAAATTTATAAAAACTCCGATTTCCAAACAGAACAGGCAGGCCAAAAGTCGCTGCTTCCAGGATATTGTGAAGTCCCGCGCCGAATCCGCCCCCGATGTAAGCTACCTGCCCGTAGCGGTACAGTGACGATAACATGCCTACATTGTCAATGAGCAGGTACTGAGCGGCTGGGGATGAATGGGCCGCAAAGCCGGCAGCCTGGTAAGCTGAGTAACGCAGGGTTTTTCCAGCCAGTGTCTGCTCCCAGCGGGCCAGTTCCGTTTCCTGAATTTCGTGGGGCGCTATAATGACTTTAAGGGGCGTTTTTAGCTGATTGAGAGCCGGAACGATAACTGCCCGGTCGGCTTCCCAGGCCGAACCCACGATCAGGCAAGGCCCATCCTGCACGAAACTCGCGATTTCGGGTAGGGTTCGGGTACTATCGGCGATTTGCTGTACCCGGTCAAAACGGGTATCACCGGCCACGGTTACCTTTTCGTAGCCAATGCCTCGAAGCAAGGCGGCGGATGCTTCATTCTGCACCAGAATGTGATCGAAGCAGTTCAGAAGCTGTCGGTAGAAACCACCATACGGCTTGAAAAACAGATAGTGAGGCAGGAATAAAGTCGAAAAGGAAAGGATGATAGCCCCGGAAGGTTGAAGTGCGTGGAGGTAATTGTACCAGAATTCGTACTTGATAAAAAAGACCAGACGCGGCCGAAGCAACTGCACCAAACGCCGTGCGTTGGTGGGTGTATCGTTGGGTAGGTAGGAAATGTAATCGGCTTGGGCATAGTTTTTTCGTACCTCATACCCTGAGGGGGAAAAGAAAGTTAAGAAAATAAAATAGTCGGGATGTCGACTGCGGAAAGCTTCGATTACCGGCCGCCCCTGCTCAAATTCGCCCAATGAAGCTGCATGAAACCACGCCACCGGGCGCCCATCGATCAAAGCCGGCAATTCGGTGTGCAGACGTTCCATCAGGTTGTGGCGACCATTTATCCACTGACGGGCTTTGGGATGGAAAAAAGAGGCCAGACGCATGAAAAAGGCGAAGCCCCGAATGAAGATATTATACAGGAAAGCAGACAAGGAACGTACGGAAAGTTTTTACAAAATTAGTCAATCTACTATTAAACAGCAGTCAAAACAACTGGAACTATGAAAGCGCAACCAAATGAACCCGCCGGATTCGAAACCCTGACCGAGGCACTGGAAGACCTCAAAGAACGGGGGTACCTCTATGATTTTAATATGGTTTCCAATGGATTACAAAGTAGTGTCGACGGAGAAGTGATTCATCTGTCCCCAAGCGAATTCGAAATTGTGGAGGTACATCGGTTTGAGGGACCGTCTAATCCTTCTGATAACGCCATTCTTTACGGCATCGAATCCAAGGGTGGCTTGAAAGGCAATCTCGTGAGTGCATACGGGGTGTATGCTGATACTTTATCGGCTGAGATGATTCAAAAACTGGATACCCGGCAACTGTGATGCAATAGTATGGTAGAGGCTGCGGTGAACTGTTTGTATGTTTATGTGTTTATTGGATGAATTGGCCGGAAAAGGCAAGGCTATCTTTTTCCAAAGGAAACAAAGAAAAAAGCAGTACCTCCCGCTCGAGGCATTTTGAGAAATGGTAGGCCAGCCTTCTGATAAACAAAAAAAAACTAACAGATCAACAAAATATGAATTGGAATCCCCTAACGGATGAAGCACAACTGGAAACTATCCGGCAAGAATCATACCTACATCCGGTCATGATTTTTAAGCACAGTACCCGCTGCTCAATCAGCTCCACGGCTTTGGCCCGTATACAAAGAAGCTGGAATGAGGCAGAAGCCGGTGATATGGTACCGTACTATCTCGATTTGATTGCCTACCGTACCCTGTCAGGCCGGGTGGCCTCAGAATTTGGGGTACCTCATCAGTCGCCCCAGGTACTGCTCCTATCGAAAGGTGAATGTGTGTACGATGCTTCACATTTCGAGATAAGCTTTGCCGAAATCAGCCAGCAACTGGAAAGTATCGAAGCCCAGTAAATTCAGAAAAAAGAAAAAAGGGCCGGGTGAGGAAAATAGCTTTCCTCACCCGGCCCTTTTTTTAGGCTTCCTGGGCAACGCCCCACGAAAAGGACACTGCTTGCTCGATGTCAGGGTGGAGGCTAAGGGCTACCGGGCAGGTATAGGCGGCCCGCTCAAGGCGTTCCTGTTGTTCCTGGGAAAGCGGTGTGTCCGATACCATGTTTAAGTGGACTTCAATGCGCGAGATTCTGCGCGGTGCATCAGTGGACATACCCTTGGTTATATCCATCTCCGAGCCTTTCAGGTCGATGCCGTCGCGGCGGGCGGCTATTCCCATGATCGTCATCATGCAGCTTCCCAGGGCTCCCGCCACCAGATCGGTAGGAGAGAAGGCTTCTCCCTT is from Salmonirosea aquatica and encodes:
- a CDS encoding OsmC family protein encodes the protein MPTIKTDYLGDLRTQATHLQSSTQILTDAPIDNQGKGEAFSPTDLVAGALGSCMMTIMGIAARRDGIDLKGSEMDITKGMSTDAPRRISRIEVHLNMVSDTPLSQEQQERLERAAYTCPVALSLHPDIEQAVSFSWGVAQEA
- a CDS encoding phosphoribosylpyrophosphate synthetase, coding for MKAQPNEPAGFETLTEALEDLKERGYLYDFNMVSNGLQSSVDGEVIHLSPSEFEIVEVHRFEGPSNPSDNAILYGIESKGGLKGNLVSAYGVYADTLSAEMIQKLDTRQL
- a CDS encoding ROK family protein → MASIPEEVSSVIDIRRNRLRSNLILELYQSGQTSINKMARLFHASIPSATGIVNDLIKEEWITETGTGPARAGRPPVLYGLNARKYFTLILDINRHDTQLVAFDLANGLIAKKQVNLKLEDSPDFLENLLAETDEFLEVSNIRREKLWGIGVSMPGLINAPKGTNQTYPHLTSPGVSLAEHLGDYFQLPIVLINDTHATSLGEHRFGLARGKKHVLTVNIDWGVGLGILLNGEVFNGASGFAGELGHIQVQPDGLLCHCGKIGCLDTITSGLALIRQAKEGMKTGRATMLPKLLQDGESLDTHHIIKAAHSGDEFCIDLLSNLGLELGKGIATAVHLFNPEIVIVTGILAEAGPFISNPVEQAIQKYCLSDFKNSLSIRISELGSKARLWGYKPI
- a CDS encoding 3-deoxy-D-manno-octulosonic acid transferase, producing MSAFLYNIFIRGFAFFMRLASFFHPKARQWINGRHNLMERLHTELPALIDGRPVAWFHAASLGEFEQGRPVIEAFRSRHPDYFIFLTFFSPSGYEVRKNYAQADYISYLPNDTPTNARRLVQLLRPRLVFFIKYEFWYNYLHALQPSGAIILSFSTLFLPHYLFFKPYGGFYRQLLNCFDHILVQNEASAALLRGIGYEKVTVAGDTRFDRVQQIADSTRTLPEIASFVQDGPCLIVGSAWEADRAVIVPALNQLKTPLKVIIAPHEIQETELARWEQTLAGKTLRYSAYQAAGFAAHSSPAAQYLLIDNVGMLSSLYRYGQVAYIGGGFGAGLHNILEAATFGLPVLFGNRSFYKFQEAVDLVAQGGAWAVADTNEFQRKLEDLLKDPLLRTSRGHVGRRYVQEHTGATEAVIRRVEQQLAEQDVS
- the ytxJ gene encoding bacillithiol system redox-active protein YtxJ — protein: MNWNPLTDEAQLETIRQESYLHPVMIFKHSTRCSISSTALARIQRSWNEAEAGDMVPYYLDLIAYRTLSGRVASEFGVPHQSPQVLLLSKGECVYDASHFEISFAEISQQLESIEAQ
- the rsgA gene encoding ribosome small subunit-dependent GTPase A, which produces MEQGLVMRSTGSWYDVRDRRDGHLWQCRLKGKFKIKDLKVTNPIAVGDHVVFDVEDKTENTGIILDILPRENYLIRQSVHKTAHAHLLAANVDQAILVVTLFFPRTSLGFIDRFLVTAESFRIPAVLVFNKQDLLSEDMLDFQQELMELYESLGYRCLVTTAVTNEGLDQVRALLEGKVSVLSGHSGVGKSSLINAITPTLDLRTKEVSTFANKGVHTTTFAEMFELGPDTYLVDSPGIKELGLAETDPSEISHYFPEMRDLLNQCRYHNCLHINEPGCAVKEAVQEGTIAMSRFDSYLSMVGGQDNRR